Within Oncorhynchus keta strain PuntledgeMale-10-30-2019 chromosome 3, Oket_V2, whole genome shotgun sequence, the genomic segment tctacagtatgtaatgtatctgtatcttatgtaatgcatctgtatctacagtatgtaatgcatctgtatctacagtatgtaatgcatctgtaatctacagtatgtaatgcatctgtgtctacagtatgtaatgcatctgtatctacagtatgtaatgcatctgtaatctacagtatgtaatgcatctgtaatctacagtatgtaatgcatctgtaatctacagtatgtaatgcatctgtaatctacagtatgtaatgcatctgtatctacagtatgtaatgcattacatactgtagatcagtAGCTCTGGATCCTAAATCTGATcggtgagatggaaacagagcaTCGACAGCCTACAAACAACACATTGAACCAAAACTAGCCGTTATTATAGTTCAGTCTGGTTTCTAGCCCTAAGAACATCTCGAGAGGTCACAACGATATTGACTTCGGGATATAGCGCAAGAAATTGCGGTACAGCAAAATTCCACATCACAACAATCTTGACGTAACTTTTTGTAAAGTTCAAATTTTCCATGAAGATATGTTTTAGTTACTTGTCATGCAatttaaattaaaaattaaaacatgTAAATCTTCTATGTATTTTTCCGCTTGAATTTAAAATGTGAAATAATAATCAAAACTCCAAACATTCGTCAACATTTAGaaatgtaaaacaaaacaaataaaatatgtaaaacatgtttttttctgcCATGAAGTAGATACGTGTCTGTTAAGGCAGGGTTTTCCAAACCCGATCCTGTAGTGCTATGGCAAAGGCCAAAATATACACCCGGGGGACATCATTAACAGCTATCTGAAACCCCGTGTTAAGGGGTCAGTGATAAAGTGTTGGACATCATTAACAGCTATCTGAAACCCCGTGTTAAGGGGTCAGTGATAAAGTGTTGGACATCATTAACAGCTATCTGAAACCCCGTGTTAAGGGGTCAGTGATAAAGTGTTGGACATTAACAGCTATCTGAAACCCCGTGTTAAGGGGTCAGTGATAAAGTGTTGGACATTAACAGCTATCTGAAACCCCGTGTTTAGGGGTCAGTGATAAAGTGTTGGACATCATTAACAGCTATCTGAAACCCCGTGTTAAGGGGTCAGTGATAAAGTGTTGGACATCATTAACAGCTATCTGAAACCCCGTGTTAAGGGGTCAGTGATAAAGTGTTGGACATTAACAACTATCTGAAACCCTGTGTTTAGGGGTCAGTGATAAAGTGTTGGACATCATTAACAGCTATCTGAAACCCTGTGTTAAGGGGTCAGTGATAAAGTGTTGGACATCATTAACAGCTATCTGAAACCCCCTGTTAAGGGGTCAGTGATAAAGTGTTGGACATCATTAACAGCTATCTGAAACCCCGTGTTAAGGGGTCAGTGATAAAGTGTTGGACATCATTAACAGCTATCTGAAACCCCCTGTTAAGGGGTCAGTGATAAAGTGTTGGACATCATTAACAGCTATCTGAAACCCCGTGTTAAGGGGTCAGTGATAAAGTGTTGGACATCATTAACAGCTATCTGAAACCCCCTGTTAAGGGGTCAGTGATAAAGTGTTGGACATCATTAACAGCTATCTGTCTGTTTCCAGACAGGAGGCTCTGGAACATCTTGGCTTGCTGTCAACGGCAGAATATAGTTCTCTGTAAAAATGGATCTAAATGAATGTCTTACTCTTCTCAATCTAGTGGCTTTGAATGATCCGATATCAATGTGTAGCACATCATCGGACTAAATCTAaattataaactgtagagagcatacctccttcaaactcagtgattTTACCAGATCCAGCTGTTGCAGCAGTATTCATTTTCCTGTTCAAAAAGTGTTGCAGGAGACCAAGTAGAAATTTGGCACTGGAgaacgtgtcaaactcattccacggatgGCCGAGTGTCTGCGTTGTTTTCCCCTCCTCCCTCgcacttgattgatgaattaaagtctctaattagtaaggaactctcctcacctggttgtctataCGACTtcattgaaaggaaaaaacaaaaacctgcagacactcggtcttccgtggaatgagtttgacacagcTGCACTAGAACGTTTAGAAACCTTTACTGAATTTAGTCAAACAGAAAACACCTAAAAGCTCATTTTCAAAATCGATAGAAAAAAATGTCATCTGGATTTTTAGCATTTAAAGAAATAAAGTAACGCCAAAGGCAAATAAAAATCCACCAGATCCATACACATGAAACGGTGATATACCTacacacgcttacacacacacacacacacacacacacacctacacacctacacacacacacacctacacacacacacacctactgtacacacacacacctacacacgcttacacacacacacacctacacgtacacacacacacacacctacacacctacacacacctacacacgtacacacacacacctacacacgcttacacacacacacacacctacacacgcttacacacacacacacctacacacgcttacacacacacacacacacacacacacacacacctacacacgctacacacacacacctacacacgcttacacacacacacctacacacacacacacttacacacacacacctacacacgcttacacacacacacacacacctacacacgcttacacacacacacacctacacacacacacacctacacacacacacacacctacacactactgtacacacacacctacacacgcttacacacacacacacacctacacacacacacacacacctacacctacacacacctacacacgcacacacacacctacacacgcttacacacacacacacacacacacctacacacgcttacacacacacacactacacacgcttacacacacctacacacctacacacgcttacacacacacaccacatacacacacacctacacacacacacacacacacacacactacacacacacacacacacacacactgttacacacatactgtacacacacacacacacacacacacactgtacacacacacacctacacacacacacacctacacacacacacacacacacctacacaccatactgtacacacacacacacacacacacacgtacacacacacacacacacacacacacacacacactactgtacacacacacacacacctacacacgtactgtacacacacacacctacacacctactgtacacacacacacacacacacctacacacggactgtacacacacacacacacctacacacgtactgttacacacatactgtacacacacacatacacacacacacctactgtacacacacacacctacacacgtactgttacacacacacacacacctactgtacacacacacacctacacacatactgttacacacgtactgtacacacacacacacctacacacgtactgttacacacacacacacacctactgtacacacacacacctacacacatactgtacacatacacacctacacacgtactgtacacacacacacacctacacacatactgtgcacacacacacacctacacgtactgtacacacacacacacgtactgtgcacacacacacgtactgtacacacacacgtacacacgtactgtacacacacacacgtactgtacacacatacacactttgtACCAGAGTTCACATTGCATTACAGTAAACATAAAACTGCTGTTTAATTGTGATGATATTCTTTCATTGAGGCGGCAATTCTATCAGCTTCAACCAAAAGAacatccctctcttttctccatctctttttgTCATAAATGGTTCCCGCACATCACTTCTGTAGTCTTTTTTTAGGGGGAAATATATTATATCTTCATCTGAATACCAGCATTTCATATCACCAATgtgtttttcaacctctccatggttggttggtctgtccatctgtcggttggttggttggttggctgatcGTTCAGTATGTAGTTCATTGAGTCTTTACAGTCTCTATAAAGATTTGTGGTGTCTGTGGAATGACAGATCTCCGACTGGATCATTTTAGACCCCAACGGGAATCATCAGTAATGTCTTGAGTTGCTCCCTTTTCACTATGCAAAATGCTCAtgataatgtctggaatggagtgaatggaacagtatcaaacCCATGAAAACCATGTTGTTGATACCagtccatttactccattccagacattattatgagccgttctcccctcagcagcctccactgatttgAATGtatggatatgtgtgtgtgtatatgagtgtatgtgtctgtgtgcacgTCTGTGTACTGTACACAGTATCTCAGTCCTTCCCAGGTCCGTCACACATCTCAGACACAGATCTCTATAGGCGTAGCCACCAGTATGCGTCCGGGGGGCTGGTTGCTGTTGCTGTCTCTGGGCATGCGGTCATAGCTGTTAGTCGAGGGCACAGGGCTGGTGGTAGAAACAGACACAAAATGGTGTCCTCCACCTGACTCCGTCATCCCTGCCTTTGTCCCCCCAGTGCCCCTCTCCACAGACaccggaggagagagaggagacagagtctGCTGCTTCATCCTCTCCACCAgcatctcctcatcctcttctccaGACGAGGACGATGTACTGCTCCCgtctccctccaccctcacccctcctcctcctctctccctctctctctctccgcctcctcctccGTTCCCTGTGCTGTCTCCATCCAGCATCCAGCTGTGGCTGAAGTAGCCAAACACCTCTTTGACGGAGCAGCGTCTGTCCTGCTCCACAGAGAGGAGCCTGCGGAACATGCGGAGGGCCTGCTCAGTGAAGCGGCGCCACTGCGAGGGCACGGTGCCCGTGCGCCGTCTCTGCCAGCGTGTGAACTCCTGGTAGAAGGAGTCGGAGGGCAGCGCCTTCTCCCAGGGGAAGTTACCGGTCAGCATGCAGAAGAGGAGGACGCCAAAGGCCCACACATCCGTGCTGTAGTCCACGCAGAAGCCCTCATGGCGAGACGTGTCGCACAGCTCCGGAGCCGTGTAGGGGATGGTACCGCTCACCTGGAAGAAATAATATGTGTTTATTGACGAGGAAGATTTCATTCTTCATTAAAGTTTTCTCCCATGAGGTCTGGTCTCTTTTATGACATACTTGGTAGGTTCTGCATCTCAAACGCCAGCCTATTTATCATACAGTTCACTACCTTTTCGTCTTTTTAAATAAAGCTCCATGTGATTTGACCTCTAGCCACTCACCCGTTTGACTGGTGAGCCAGCGCGGCGCGTCATGCCGAAGTCGGACAGTTTGACCTTGCGGCACTCGCGGTCAAAGATGAGGATGTTCTCGGGCTTGACGTCACGGTGCACCAACTTCTTACAGTGAAGGTAGTCCAGGGCGATGGCAACCTGGTGCACACAGCGCTTAGCAACCGTCTCCGGGAGACCCACCTGGATGGTGAGGGGCGGAGATTATGAAACAATATAAACCTAACAGACGTCTGTAATGACAACCACTATAAACGTGCTTACGAAGCATTCTTCACTGGAACCTTACAAGCAATGAGACATAAGCAATGTGACGTAAGCAATGTGACATAAGCTATAAACTGTCATTGCACATCATTTAGATTCTGTAATAGTTGAAATAACCCTACGTAGCCATGAGAacagaacctctctctctctctctctctctctctctctctctctcaattcaattcaatttcaattcaattcaagggctttattggcatgggaaacatgtgttaacattgctcTCAAGTCTAGACCatcaaagtgaatatataaagtgaaaaacaacaaaaattaacagtaaacattcatacaacagtttctctctctctctctctctctctccagctctctctctctctctctctctctctctccagctctctctccagctctctctccagctctctctctctccagctctctctccagctctctctcaaTTCTCTTCAATCTCTCCAGCTTTATTCCAGctgtgtctctctcattctctccagctctgtctgtctgtctgtctgtctgtctgtctgtctgtctgtctgtctgtctgtctgtctgtctgtctatgtctgtctgtctgtctgtctgtctgtc encodes:
- the LOC118376061 gene encoding serine/threonine-protein kinase SBK1-like, producing the protein MSSSPLGSRGNMDILEELQLIAAQNLERLEVNKYYEVIRELGKGTYGKVDLVIHKIRGTKMALKFLRKKTTKLKSFLREYSISLYLSPCPFIINMFGIAFETDDYYVFAQEYALSGDLFDIIPPQVGLPETVAKRCVHQVAIALDYLHCKKLVHRDVKPENILIFDRECRKVKLSDFGMTRRAGSPVKRVSGTIPYTAPELCDTSRHEGFCVDYSTDVWAFGVLLFCMLTGNFPWEKALPSDSFYQEFTRWQRRRTGTVPSQWRRFTEQALRMFRRLLSVEQDRRCSVKEVFGYFSHSWMLDGDSTGNGGGGGERERERGGGGVRVEGDGSSTSSSSGEEDEEMLVERMKQQTLSPLSPPVSVERGTGGTKAGMTESGGGHHFVSVSTTSPVPSTNSYDRMPRDSNSNQPPGRILVATPIEICV